Proteins encoded within one genomic window of Stigmatopora argus isolate UIUO_Sarg chromosome 21, RoL_Sarg_1.0, whole genome shotgun sequence:
- the LOC144067438 gene encoding POU domain, class 2, transcription factor 1-like, translating to MFVPLPVPFVFQRTASDFSAWRLKSSPAAAPPRSSPGIRMSKAEEEKAGPDYRGDGSDSDRDSPDEQLMESSPFSLSPTPLSKVKVEESCEMTPPSPRQQPQQQSQQQAQQQAQHQHQHHHAHHTQLMLAGSQLAGLAALLPAQQQQQLLLQQAQAQLLAAAVQQSNAAHAAAVQRQHQSLTSRAQQASGAKQEAGVQAAPPTPQLALAQPIQLTAQDIQQLLQLQQLVLMPGHPLQSPAQFLLSQPAPQAPPQAPPQTLQQQQQQQQQPTALLSTANVLQLPQQSSAGPLTSPPRPSLRAQREKSGDVGASSNSSAGVEEPSDLEELEQFARTFKQRRIKLGFTQGDVGVAMGKLYGNDFSQTTISRFEALNLSFKNMCKLKPLLEKWLGDAEIMAVDSMLPSPSSVSSPLLGLEGLAGRRRKKRTSIESNVRLALERNFCANQKPNSEEILLMAEQLNMEKEVIRVWFCNRRQKEKRIHPGGGGGGGGTPPLPGQTSPAVTHMVVESALRSPGVTNGLLLKLSPCVQMSGPALSQGSLGTTAASLSPSTSSSLTPPPCGTASPAPAVHAIHAVHGAHGLHGGNSSMLGVSAAGLKQVLLGANPLATMQALAASGGQLSIMEAGGGHVILGGGGGGGPPSLRPQLFLNRPALLPPAGSVSASPSTPGGGAPRPAFPLPPPVGGARLPDPPSCPDDSPRSSPASFCSFGEASPPPLGGALAE from the exons ATGTTTGTCCCCCTGCCGGTGCCCTTCGTCTTTCAGAGAACCGCGTCCGACTTCAGCGCCTGGAGACTCAAGTCGTCGCCGGCAGCGGCACCGCCGCGCTCCAGCCCAG GTATCAGGATGTCCAAAGCAGAAGAGGAGAAGGCCGGGCCAGACTACCGCGGTGACGGCTCAG ACTCTGACAGAGACAGCCCAGATGAGCAG CTGATGGAGAGCAGCCCTTTTAGCCTCTCGCCCACGCCGCTCAGCAAG GTGAAGGTGGAAGAGAGTTGTGAAATGACCCCGCCGTCTCCTCGGCAGCAGCCGCAACAGCAGTCGCAACAGCAAGCGCAACAGCAGGCGCAGCACCAGCACCAGCACCACCACGCGCACCACACGCAGCTGATGCTGGCCGGCAGCCAGCTGGCCGGG CTGGCCGCGCTGCTGCCggcccagcagcagcagcagctcctCCTCCAGCAGGCTCAGGCGCAGCTCTTGGCGGCCGCCGTCCAGCAGAGCAACGCCGcccacgccgccgccgtccaGCGACAACACCAAAGCCTGACGTCTCGGGCGCAGCAGGCGTCCGGCGCCAAACAGGAGGCCGGCGTTCAAGCCGCGCCCCCCACGCCCCAGCTCGCCCTCGCTCAGCCCATCCAGCTCACGGCGCAG gaTATCCAGCAGCTGCTCCAGCTCCAGCAACTGGTCCTCATGCCGGGTCACCCGCTCCAGTCCCCGGCCCAGTTCCTCCTGTCGCAGCCGGCGCCCCAGGCTCCGCCCCAAGCTCCGCCCCAGACTctgcaacaacagcagcagcagcagcagcagccaacAG CTCTGCTGTCCACCGCAAACGTCCTCcagctacctcagcagagctcgGCGGGGCCGTTGACGTCGCCGCCACGGCCGAGCCTCCGGGCGCAG CGCGAGAAGAGCGGCGACGTGGGCGCCTCCTCCAACTCCTCGGCGGGGGTCGAGGAGCCCAGCGACCTGGAGGAGCTGGAGCAGTTTGCTCGCACGTTCAAGCAGCGTCGCATCAAGCTGGGATTCACGCAG GGCGACGTGGGCGTGGCCATGGGCAAACTCTACGGCAACGACTTCAGCCAGACCACCATCTCGCGCTTTGAGGCCCTCAACCTGAGCTTCAAGAACATGTGCAAGCTCAAGCCTCTGCTGGAGAAGTGGCTCGGGGACGCAG AGATCATGGCCGTGGACAGCATGCTACCCAGTCCCTCTTCCGTCTCCTCGCCGCTGCTGGGCCTGGAGGGCCTGGCGGGCCGACGCCGCAAGAAGCGCACCAGCATCGAGAGCAACGTGCGCCTGGCGCTGGAACGCAACTTCTGCGCG AACCAGAAGCCCAACTCGGAGGAGATCCTGCTGATGGCGGAGCAGCTCAACATGGAGAAGGAGGTGATCCGCGTGTGGTTCTGCAATCGGCGGCAGAAAGAGAAGCGCATCCACccgggcggcggtggcggcggtggcggcacgCCTCCGCTTCCCGGCCAGACCTCGCCGGCCGTCACGCACATGGTAGTAGAGTCCGCTCTCCGCTCGCCCGGGGTCACGAATGGCCTTTTGTTGAAGCTGTCGCCGTGTGTGCAGATGTCCGGTCCGGCCTTGTCTCAGGGCAGCCTTGGCACAACAG CGGCCTCTTTGTCTCCATCCACGTCCTCTTCTCTGACTCCTCCTCCGTGCGGCACCGCCAGCCCGGCCCCCGCCGTCCACGCCATCCACGCCGTCCACGGCGCTCACGGCCTCCACGGCGG GAACAGCAGCATGTTGGGAGTGAGCGCGGCGGGGCTGAAGCAGGTGCTCTTGGGTGCCAATCCGCTGGCCACCATGCAAG CGCTGGCGGCGAGCGGCGGTCAGCTGTCAATCATGGAGGCCGGCGGGGGTCACGTGATCctgggtggcggcggcggcgggggcccCCCCTCACTGCGGCCCCAGCTCTTCCTCAACCGGCCGGCCCTCCTGCCACCCGCGGGCTCCGTGTCGGCGTCCCCGTCCACCCCGGGCGGCGGCGCCCCCCGGCCGGCCTTCCCTCTCCCGCCGCCCGTCGGCGGCGCCCGCCTCCCGGACCCGCCCTCGTGCCCCGACGACTCCCCCCGTTCCAGCCCCGCCTCCTTCTGTTCCTTCGGCGAAGCCTCGCCGCCTCCCCTGGGCGGGGCCTTGGCCGAGTAA